From Spirosoma aerolatum, one genomic window encodes:
- the rnr gene encoding ribonuclease R, protein MRNGKPKQNKYARPSSGSSYTARPREKGLEKSKTRPIHQADSFLDELKNDLMAFFQINDDRAFTQDELLDHFGVHDRRMKLIMHGLVGELAEEGSIVRQPNGSYRADADANLIEGVVDHVNSRFAFVLPATADGSRGDRDDDIWVSTDDLAGAVDGDRVRVIRFTDSRNRGRRIEGKVVSIIERGRTELVGRIEVWPTYGFVSPDSKKIYEDIFIPNDKLGGAKNGEKVIVRLMKYPDAESHKQQFEGEVITVLGVAGQNNTEMHAILAEFGLPIVFPAEVEQEAEAIPTQIQEDEIAKRRDMREVTTFTIDPVDAKDFDDALSVKVLDNGNYEIGVHIADVTHYVRPGSKLEAEAYKRATSVYLVDRVVPMLPEKLSNGLCSLRPNEDKLTFSAVFELTPDAKIKNEWFGRTVTHSDRRFAYEEAQEILNNDRGDFLEELRLLNELAYKLRDERFKNGAINFETVEVRFRLDENGVPLAVYPKIRQDTNKLIEEFMLLANKRVAEYVHSLSKRNKNGEENTMVYRIHEGPDEEKLKVFSDFARRLGYKLAVDEDHLSASMNRFMESIEGRPEAGMLQQLAVRTMSKARYSTEDIGHFGLAFRRYSHFTSPIRRYPDMMAHRLLQHYLDKGKPADREEYEEKCRHSSERERMAAEAERASIKYKQVEFMSRMDPNQVFEGVISGVTEFGIFVEIIENSCEGLVRMQDLNDDYYEFDKDNYRIVGVRHKKIYTFGDPVVIRVKETNLARRSMDFALVNDKSDRGTEGEGRFDVRERESSRSSGSGRSRSTAKPAIKAKRKEGTAAKGQNRRGGRGRR, encoded by the coding sequence ATGAGAAACGGAAAACCAAAACAAAATAAATATGCCAGGCCCAGCTCGGGCTCGTCGTATACGGCGCGCCCTCGTGAAAAGGGCCTGGAAAAATCGAAGACGAGGCCCATTCATCAGGCCGACTCTTTTCTGGATGAATTGAAGAACGACCTGATGGCGTTTTTTCAGATTAACGACGACCGGGCGTTTACGCAGGATGAGTTATTGGACCACTTCGGTGTGCATGATCGGCGAATGAAACTGATTATGCATGGACTGGTTGGTGAATTGGCCGAAGAAGGGTCTATTGTACGTCAGCCTAACGGGAGTTATCGGGCCGATGCCGATGCTAATCTGATTGAAGGTGTAGTCGACCATGTAAATTCCCGCTTTGCCTTTGTGCTCCCCGCTACAGCGGATGGCAGCCGGGGCGACCGTGACGATGATATCTGGGTATCAACCGACGATCTGGCTGGTGCTGTCGATGGCGACCGGGTGCGGGTTATTCGCTTTACGGATTCACGTAATCGCGGCCGACGCATTGAAGGAAAAGTAGTCAGTATTATTGAACGGGGCCGCACTGAACTGGTTGGTCGCATTGAAGTCTGGCCGACCTATGGATTTGTTTCGCCGGATAGCAAAAAGATTTATGAAGACATCTTTATTCCGAATGATAAACTAGGTGGTGCCAAGAATGGGGAGAAAGTGATTGTTCGCTTAATGAAATACCCGGATGCCGAAAGCCACAAACAGCAGTTTGAAGGCGAAGTGATTACGGTGCTGGGTGTGGCTGGGCAGAATAATACCGAAATGCACGCCATTCTGGCCGAATTTGGCTTGCCAATCGTTTTCCCTGCCGAGGTAGAACAGGAAGCCGAAGCCATTCCTACGCAGATTCAGGAGGATGAAATTGCCAAACGGCGGGATATGCGTGAGGTGACAACCTTTACCATCGACCCCGTTGATGCCAAAGACTTCGATGATGCCCTTTCGGTAAAGGTGCTCGACAATGGTAACTACGAAATAGGCGTTCACATTGCCGACGTTACACACTACGTTCGGCCCGGTTCGAAACTGGAGGCCGAAGCCTACAAACGGGCAACATCGGTGTATCTGGTTGATCGGGTCGTGCCGATGCTTCCCGAAAAGCTTTCGAATGGGCTATGCTCCCTTCGTCCCAACGAGGATAAGCTCACGTTTTCGGCCGTTTTCGAATTGACTCCCGATGCCAAAATCAAAAACGAATGGTTTGGCCGGACAGTCACGCATTCGGACCGTCGGTTTGCCTATGAAGAAGCCCAGGAAATTCTGAACAATGACCGGGGCGATTTTCTGGAAGAACTGCGGCTCTTGAATGAGTTGGCCTATAAACTCCGCGACGAACGGTTCAAAAATGGCGCCATCAACTTCGAAACGGTTGAAGTTCGGTTCCGGCTGGATGAAAATGGCGTTCCTCTAGCCGTTTACCCCAAAATTCGGCAGGATACTAACAAACTCATCGAAGAGTTCATGCTTCTGGCCAACAAACGGGTAGCTGAATACGTGCATTCGTTGTCGAAACGAAATAAGAATGGCGAAGAAAACACGATGGTCTATCGGATTCATGAAGGACCGGACGAAGAAAAGCTGAAGGTGTTTTCCGATTTCGCCCGCCGATTAGGGTATAAACTGGCTGTGGATGAAGATCATTTATCCGCTTCCATGAATCGCTTTATGGAGAGTATCGAAGGACGGCCCGAAGCTGGAATGTTGCAGCAACTAGCCGTTCGAACCATGTCGAAGGCCCGCTACAGCACCGAGGATATTGGCCACTTCGGACTAGCCTTCCGTCGGTATTCGCATTTTACATCACCTATCCGTCGGTATCCCGATATGATGGCCCATCGGCTCTTGCAGCATTATCTGGATAAAGGCAAACCAGCCGATCGGGAAGAATACGAAGAAAAGTGTCGTCATTCATCGGAGCGTGAACGAATGGCGGCCGAAGCCGAACGAGCCAGCATCAAATACAAGCAGGTCGAGTTCATGAGCCGTATGGACCCCAATCAGGTTTTCGAGGGCGTTATTTCAGGCGTTACCGAGTTTGGTATTTTTGTCGAGATCATCGAAAATAGTTGTGAAGGGCTGGTTCGGATGCAGGACCTGAACGATGACTATTACGAGTTCGACAAGGATAACTACCGGATTGTAGGCGTTCGGCACAAGAAGATCTACACCTTTGGCGATCCGGTGGTGATACGGGTAAAAGAAACGAACCTGGCCCGCCGAAGCATGGATTTTGCCCTGGTAAATGATAAGTCGGATCGCGGAACAGAAGGGGAAGGCCGTTTTGACGTCCGGGAGCGTGAAAGTAGCCGATCGTCTGGTTCGGGTCGGTCGCGTAGTACGGCGAAACCGGCTATCAAAGCCAAGCGGAAAGAAGGTACGGCAGCCAAAGGTCAAAACCGCCGGGGTGGTCGTGGGCGTCGATAA
- a CDS encoding ribonuclease H-like domain-containing protein: MPQPVSWKRRLKNLLFIDLKTVAGEPSLLAVDPRLQRQWEEKSRFFKNDDELSAAGWYDRRASFFAEFGKIICISVGGLFFDDDDKPHLKIKLISNDDELPILQEFLTIVNRYPPGELTLCAHNGKEFDFPFLCRRLMVNGLPLPPALQIAGKKPWEIPHRDTMEQWQFGDKRHFVPLDLLAAVLNIPTRPLEWTGDRTSEVYYREHDWARIEQYARDSMVMLVQVYLKMLGAPLVAEEHIVLSD, from the coding sequence TCCTGGAAACGTCGTTTAAAAAATCTTCTGTTTATTGATCTCAAAACAGTAGCGGGTGAGCCGTCGCTGCTGGCCGTTGATCCGAGACTACAGCGGCAGTGGGAAGAAAAAAGCCGATTCTTTAAAAACGACGACGAATTGTCGGCGGCTGGCTGGTATGATCGACGGGCTTCGTTTTTTGCTGAGTTCGGTAAGATCATCTGCATCAGCGTCGGTGGGTTGTTTTTCGATGACGACGATAAGCCCCATCTGAAAATCAAGCTCATCAGCAACGACGACGAGTTACCCATTCTTCAGGAGTTTCTGACCATTGTCAATCGCTATCCGCCCGGCGAACTTACCCTGTGTGCACACAACGGCAAGGAGTTTGACTTCCCATTTCTGTGTCGTCGGCTGATGGTCAATGGCCTGCCCCTGCCGCCAGCCTTGCAGATTGCCGGCAAGAAACCCTGGGAAATACCACATCGCGATACGATGGAACAGTGGCAGTTTGGCGATAAACGGCATTTTGTGCCCCTCGATTTACTGGCGGCTGTGTTAAATATTCCTACGCGCCCACTGGAGTGGACCGGCGACCGCACCAGCGAAGTGTATTACCGTGAACACGACTGGGCCCGCATCGAGCAGTATGCCCGCGATTCGATGGTGATGCTCGTTCAGGTCTATTTAAAAATGCTGGGAGCACCGCTCGTAGCGGAAGAGCACATTGTGCTGAGCGACTAA